One segment of Sinorhizobium sp. BG8 DNA contains the following:
- a CDS encoding O-antigen ligase family protein, translated as MFLIALSIPWIIEIGSLRLSIYRFLLCLAVVPCICLWLTGRAGRIRIVDLLVISFVSWKGLTLILLHGPQQAMQPVGISFVETLGAYFLPRCFIRNADDFRTMVKLLFIVVASMVPLGLLETATGFPATQHLFRLVLPTYPDTDMGWRSGLFRAQGAFEHPILFGVVCSTAFILTFLVLGYQRSLAEKGAKAGIVVLATGLAVSSGPLLGIALQCLLLGWKRCADAIGLRTMWSLTLAGVLAYAVASLTLHRSVIEIVIARLTFDPMSYWSRNLIWEYGWSSVSNHPVLGTGLGRWDRPQWMAESIDNFWLGTAVIHGLPALLLICGTVLAALMTVGLKRGLDERHREYRAAYLITIISTCLVGQTVHLWDAAFVLFVFLLGSGIWFLDAAPSDCPSESTRPARNSRSPGRTGHIPSNEKAPPRKGLLP; from the coding sequence TTGTTCCTGATCGCGCTTTCCATCCCTTGGATTATCGAGATTGGATCCCTGCGACTGTCGATCTATCGATTTCTTCTGTGCCTCGCTGTTGTGCCCTGCATATGCCTCTGGCTCACCGGTCGCGCCGGGAGAATCCGGATTGTCGATCTCCTGGTGATTTCGTTCGTTAGCTGGAAAGGACTGACCCTCATCCTGCTGCATGGGCCGCAGCAAGCGATGCAACCCGTGGGAATATCCTTCGTGGAAACCCTTGGGGCCTATTTCCTACCCCGTTGCTTCATCCGCAACGCCGACGATTTTCGAACAATGGTCAAGCTGTTGTTCATTGTCGTCGCGTCGATGGTGCCGCTTGGACTTCTGGAAACAGCAACCGGCTTCCCGGCGACGCAACACCTTTTTCGTCTGGTGCTCCCGACCTATCCGGACACTGACATGGGTTGGCGCTCCGGCCTCTTCAGGGCCCAGGGCGCATTCGAGCATCCGATCCTTTTTGGCGTCGTCTGCAGCACCGCGTTCATTCTCACTTTTCTCGTCCTCGGCTACCAAAGGTCACTCGCCGAAAAAGGTGCAAAGGCAGGAATCGTCGTGCTGGCGACCGGTCTCGCCGTTTCATCCGGCCCCCTTCTTGGAATTGCACTTCAATGCCTCCTGCTCGGCTGGAAACGGTGCGCGGATGCAATCGGCCTTCGGACGATGTGGAGTTTGACACTTGCAGGAGTGTTGGCTTACGCGGTGGCGAGCCTGACGTTGCACCGCTCGGTAATCGAGATAGTCATAGCGCGACTCACATTCGATCCGATGTCCTATTGGTCGCGCAACCTGATTTGGGAATACGGCTGGAGTTCGGTATCAAATCATCCTGTCCTGGGTACGGGGCTCGGCAGATGGGATCGGCCACAATGGATGGCCGAGAGTATCGACAATTTCTGGCTTGGAACCGCGGTCATCCATGGACTGCCGGCACTCCTGCTGATCTGCGGCACCGTCCTGGCGGCTCTGATGACCGTTGGACTGAAGCGCGGGCTTGATGAAAGGCACAGGGAGTATCGCGCAGCCTATCTCATCACGATCATAAGCACGTGTCTGGTTGGGCAGACTGTTCACTTGTGGGATGCCGCGTTCGTTCTTTTCGTCTTCCTCCTTGGGAGCGGCATTTGGTTTCTGGACGCGGCCCCGTCCGATTGCCCATCGGAGTCCACTCGACCGGCTCGAAATTCCCGATCTCCTGGCAGGACAGGGCACATTCCATCCAACGAGAAGGCTCCACCCCGAAAGGGATTGCTTCCATAG
- a CDS encoding DUF6492 family protein gives MPTLSVVTPSYRPDIELCRDLHSSLKAFAPPHTNHCVIVPKSDRAIFAGIGDVHKVDEFLPASFRSVPGNLWINLRRPIPPVRGWIVQQLIKIEAVARSKADVVLLVDSDMVFIRPFSAHTFYRDGKTRFYRAVDAVHAGLPRHILWHRVARQLLGLPPSDRIPLHDYICWPMAWDPTVVRAMLSRVEGVAGTAWQTAIASQLHFSEGILYGVYVDEVLGGAPYSEGTMLSIAYSDEIPFDQVGAEKFLSSVSPDDIAVMISAKSGTGLEERRRALAAIGGR, from the coding sequence GTGCCGACATTGTCAGTTGTAACGCCGAGCTACAGACCCGACATCGAACTGTGCCGCGATCTCCACAGCTCGCTCAAGGCGTTCGCGCCTCCGCACACCAACCATTGCGTCATCGTGCCGAAGTCGGACCGGGCAATCTTTGCCGGCATTGGTGATGTGCACAAAGTGGACGAATTTCTGCCCGCAAGCTTTCGCTCCGTCCCCGGCAACCTCTGGATAAACCTGCGCCGCCCTATCCCACCCGTCAGGGGCTGGATCGTTCAACAATTGATCAAGATCGAAGCCGTTGCCCGGTCCAAAGCCGACGTCGTGCTTCTTGTTGATTCCGATATGGTCTTTATCCGCCCTTTCTCGGCGCACACGTTCTACCGCGACGGGAAGACCAGGTTCTACCGCGCCGTCGATGCCGTTCACGCCGGCTTGCCTCGACACATTCTCTGGCATCGGGTGGCCCGGCAACTACTCGGCCTGCCTCCCTCGGACCGGATACCGCTCCACGACTACATTTGTTGGCCGATGGCATGGGATCCAACCGTGGTCCGAGCGATGCTGTCGCGCGTGGAAGGCGTGGCAGGCACTGCGTGGCAAACGGCGATCGCGTCCCAGCTTCATTTTTCGGAAGGCATTCTCTACGGCGTTTACGTGGACGAAGTGCTCGGAGGCGCACCATACAGCGAAGGCACGATGCTGAGCATCGCCTATTCGGATGAGATTCCGTTCGATCAGGTCGGGGCGGAAAAGTTTCTGTCCAGTGTTTCTCCCGATGACATTGCAGTCATGATCTCCGCAAAATCCGGGACAGGTCTCGAAGAGCGGAGACGCGCATTGGCCGCGATCGGTGGGAGGTAA
- a CDS encoding methyltransferase domain-containing protein — MGIDFQLVDLTSDDTLPDELYDLIVLQEVIEHLPHPPYVIFQRIMRFLKPGGILFLTTPNGSRVRNILYMLAGRPVLDNFRYPDPGESLGHQQEYVLPQLMWQLKKAGMIAVSAEQYDDGWEGASLAARMSHAVVRPAYIFPHLRNGLMIAAQRTT, encoded by the coding sequence TTGGGAATCGATTTTCAGCTCGTTGACCTGACGTCCGACGACACGCTACCCGACGAGCTGTACGACCTGATTGTCTTGCAAGAGGTGATCGAGCATCTGCCACATCCGCCGTACGTGATATTTCAACGAATAATGCGGTTCCTCAAACCGGGAGGAATACTGTTCCTGACCACGCCGAACGGGTCGAGAGTCAGGAACATCCTGTACATGCTTGCGGGCCGGCCGGTGCTCGATAACTTCCGCTACCCTGATCCCGGGGAATCCCTCGGTCACCAGCAGGAATATGTCCTTCCGCAACTGATGTGGCAGTTGAAAAAAGCTGGAATGATCGCTGTCTCGGCGGAACAGTATGACGATGGATGGGAAGGAGCCAGTCTGGCGGCACGCATGTCTCATGCGGTCGTAAGACCAGCCTACATCTTCCCGCATCTCCGCAACGGCCTGATGATTGCAGCCCAGCGAACAACCTGA
- a CDS encoding MarR family transcriptional regulator, translated as MDSIRSKQLAVTSGMLQTSSVWRRMAEKALAEDGISVARANTLLWIGRLGGGVRQVKLAETLGLTSNSLVRLLDELSASGLVERRDDPLDRRAKSLWLTKEGRLLADRVEDVLSRLRERVLRDISDTDLDAALRVFSAILAAEG; from the coding sequence ATGGATAGCATCCGCTCCAAGCAACTGGCCGTCACGTCGGGCATGCTTCAAACCAGCAGCGTCTGGCGGCGCATGGCGGAGAAGGCGCTGGCGGAGGACGGCATATCAGTGGCGCGGGCCAACACGCTTCTGTGGATCGGAAGACTCGGCGGCGGGGTGCGGCAGGTGAAGCTCGCGGAAACGCTGGGGCTGACCAGCAACTCGCTGGTGCGGCTCCTGGACGAGCTCTCGGCCTCGGGCCTTGTCGAGCGGCGGGATGACCCTCTCGACCGTCGCGCAAAGTCGCTCTGGCTCACAAAGGAGGGAAGGCTGCTTGCAGACCGGGTGGAGGATGTTCTCAGCCGGTTGAGGGAAAGGGTATTGCGGGACATCAGTGACACGGACCTCGACGCGGCGCTGCGCGTCTTCAGCGCGATACTTGCGGCAGAGGGATGA
- a CDS encoding FUSC family protein translates to MTIKASLLSPDAGDVIFSVKTFAAGSLALWIAFAFDLPHPYWAITTAYIVAHPLSGASTSKAVYRLAGTVMGGTATIVFVPNLINAPQLLVLAISLWIAGCLALSLLDRTPRGYAYMLAGYTAALTSFPIVSAPDTAFTYVVARVTEISVAIICTSLINRTIFPRHAGPVLVGRVEAWLKDGVALATGVMRGGKDAGTLAAMSRALAADAIDIRGFTTHISYDTSHHRSLVSTSRELQRVMVELLPVISGLADVIAALSRASGGAPTAEIRDLLDRICLWMEAGQPMSEEERRSFLDTFEEVETQGCAISAWNGMLVRNLVARLRDLVQLWGDCIDLKDTLKSGRQHRRRWLRFGGQAENRPMHRDYGMALFSGFAAALATGTGAAFWILTGWPHGAGMGMMAGILTCFFAAMDNATPILKKFLIFTLVSIGGTFVFQFAVMPHVNGFLPLILALSFLFIPLGLLIARPQTFLLGMAMSTNIPNMIGLESRASFDLATFINSNIGTPLGIVLAIGVATLVRSVGAEWSAARLMRAGWRDVSMAARTHDRDDFSRLLHQMLDRLGLIGPRLAAIPANSPVTAQDLLKDLRVGVNVIELQRRKEGLTGRSAESVDAILTEIAAFYDEKQRSAAAKPGPSMLRTLDCALLALQADSQSAPAAEAAINCVALRYNLLPEAAEFAASETNELREAAE, encoded by the coding sequence ATGACAATCAAAGCTTCCCTGCTCTCACCCGATGCCGGCGACGTCATCTTTTCCGTCAAGACCTTTGCGGCGGGAAGCCTGGCGCTGTGGATTGCCTTCGCCTTCGATCTGCCCCACCCCTACTGGGCGATCACGACGGCCTACATCGTCGCCCATCCGCTGTCTGGCGCCAGCACCTCGAAGGCGGTCTACCGGTTGGCTGGAACGGTCATGGGCGGCACCGCCACGATCGTGTTCGTTCCCAATCTCATCAACGCACCGCAACTGCTTGTCCTCGCCATCTCTCTGTGGATCGCGGGCTGTCTGGCCTTGAGCCTGCTCGACCGAACGCCGAGGGGCTATGCCTACATGCTCGCCGGCTACACCGCGGCGCTGACCAGCTTTCCGATCGTCAGCGCTCCCGATACCGCCTTCACCTATGTCGTGGCCCGGGTCACCGAGATCTCGGTCGCCATCATCTGCACATCGCTCATCAACCGCACCATCTTTCCGCGCCATGCCGGTCCCGTCCTCGTCGGGCGTGTCGAAGCGTGGCTGAAGGATGGAGTTGCCCTCGCAACCGGCGTGATGCGCGGCGGAAAGGACGCAGGGACCCTCGCCGCCATGAGCCGCGCGCTTGCGGCCGATGCTATCGACATCCGCGGCTTCACCACGCACATTTCCTATGACACGTCGCACCACCGCAGCCTCGTATCGACATCCAGAGAACTGCAGCGGGTGATGGTCGAGCTGCTGCCGGTCATCTCCGGTCTCGCCGACGTCATCGCCGCCCTGTCCCGGGCCTCAGGCGGGGCGCCGACGGCCGAGATCCGCGATCTCCTGGACAGAATCTGCCTATGGATGGAAGCCGGCCAGCCGATGTCGGAGGAGGAACGCCGCAGCTTCCTTGATACGTTCGAGGAGGTCGAAACGCAGGGATGCGCGATTTCCGCCTGGAACGGCATGCTCGTGCGCAACCTCGTCGCCCGCCTGCGCGATCTCGTCCAGCTCTGGGGAGATTGCATCGATCTCAAGGATACGCTGAAAAGCGGCAGGCAGCATCGCCGCCGCTGGCTGCGCTTCGGGGGCCAGGCGGAAAACCGGCCCATGCACAGGGACTACGGCATGGCGCTTTTCTCCGGCTTCGCGGCAGCCCTGGCGACCGGAACGGGCGCTGCGTTCTGGATCCTGACGGGCTGGCCCCATGGGGCCGGGATGGGTATGATGGCCGGCATCCTGACCTGCTTTTTCGCCGCGATGGACAACGCCACGCCGATCCTGAAGAAGTTCCTCATCTTCACGCTCGTCTCGATCGGCGGAACATTCGTGTTCCAGTTCGCGGTCATGCCGCATGTCAACGGCTTCCTGCCGCTGATCCTGGCGCTCAGCTTCCTGTTCATTCCGCTCGGACTGCTGATTGCCAGGCCGCAGACCTTCCTGCTCGGAATGGCGATGTCGACGAACATTCCGAACATGATCGGCCTCGAGTCGCGCGCGAGCTTCGATCTCGCCACGTTCATAAACTCCAACATCGGCACGCCCCTCGGCATCGTTCTGGCGATCGGCGTCGCGACACTGGTTCGCTCTGTCGGCGCGGAGTGGAGCGCCGCGCGCCTGATGCGTGCCGGCTGGCGGGACGTCTCCATGGCCGCGCGCACGCACGACCGGGACGATTTCTCGCGTCTCCTGCACCAAATGCTAGACCGGCTGGGTCTGATCGGCCCCCGTCTTGCCGCCATTCCGGCCAATTCACCCGTCACCGCGCAGGATCTTCTCAAGGATCTGAGGGTGGGTGTGAACGTCATCGAACTGCAGCGCCGGAAGGAAGGGCTGACCGGGCGCAGTGCCGAAAGCGTCGATGCCATCCTCACCGAAATCGCCGCCTTCTACGATGAGAAGCAGCGCTCTGCCGCTGCAAAGCCCGGTCCTTCGATGCTCCGCACGCTCGATTGCGCACTTCTCGCCCTTCAGGCGGACAGCCAGTCGGCACCTGCCGCGGAGGCTGCGATCAACTGTGTGGCGCTGCGCTACAACCTTTTGCCGGAGGCAGCCGAGTTTGCTGCCTCGGAAACCAACGAACTTCGCGAGGCAGCAGAATGA
- a CDS encoding DUF1656 domain-containing protein — protein MRPELDIYGVFIPTLGAIALASFVVNAILRRLLSAVGFYRLVWHRPLFDTAMYFCVLSLIALTINRVPL, from the coding sequence ATGAGGCCGGAACTGGACATCTACGGGGTATTCATCCCCACGCTCGGCGCGATCGCGCTCGCAAGCTTCGTGGTGAATGCCATCCTGCGCCGCCTCCTCTCCGCAGTCGGCTTCTATCGACTCGTCTGGCATCGACCGCTGTTCGATACAGCCATGTATTTCTGTGTTCTCAGCCTCATCGCGCTGACAATCAATCGGGTACCCCTATGA
- a CDS encoding HlyD family secretion protein → MKSFAAFSGRFLLTGVMVVMAAALGWHLWDYYMNAPWTRDGKLHADVVSLASDVSGIVSEVEGVDNQAVKKGEVIFRIDPARFDLALRQAEAAMESAKAAVDQADSDLVLYQTLGESVSTRQKIRQAETAVAQAKAAYQEAVVSRDIARLNLERSQVRAPVNGVLTNFSLRPGDYVTAGSAVTALVDSDSYYVSGYFEENKLDRIAIGDVAEVMLMGSDTKMKGHVVGIAGGIEDRERSDSAGSLPNVNPTFTWVRLAQRVPVRIALDAVPSGTALVAGRTASVTIVH, encoded by the coding sequence ATGAAATCGTTCGCAGCATTTTCCGGCCGCTTCCTTCTCACCGGCGTCATGGTCGTCATGGCGGCCGCGCTCGGCTGGCACCTGTGGGACTACTACATGAACGCTCCCTGGACGCGCGACGGCAAGCTTCACGCCGACGTCGTCAGCCTGGCCTCCGACGTCTCGGGCATCGTCAGCGAGGTCGAGGGCGTCGACAACCAGGCGGTAAAGAAGGGCGAAGTCATCTTCCGCATAGATCCCGCGCGGTTCGACCTAGCGTTGCGCCAGGCGGAGGCTGCGATGGAGAGCGCCAAGGCGGCCGTCGACCAGGCCGACAGCGACCTCGTCCTCTACCAGACGCTCGGGGAAAGCGTTTCGACGCGACAGAAGATCCGCCAGGCCGAGACCGCGGTCGCGCAGGCCAAGGCCGCTTACCAGGAAGCAGTCGTCAGCCGCGACATTGCACGGCTCAACCTCGAGCGCTCGCAGGTGCGCGCGCCGGTGAACGGCGTCCTCACGAACTTCTCGCTGCGGCCCGGCGACTACGTGACGGCGGGTTCCGCCGTCACCGCCCTCGTCGACAGCGATTCCTACTACGTTTCCGGCTACTTCGAGGAAAACAAGCTCGACCGCATCGCGATCGGCGATGTCGCCGAAGTCATGCTGATGGGCAGCGACACGAAGATGAAGGGCCATGTCGTCGGCATTGCGGGCGGCATCGAGGATCGCGAGCGCAGCGACAGCGCCGGCAGCCTTCCGAACGTCAATCCGACCTTCACCTGGGTCCGCCTTGCGCAGCGCGTCCCCGTTCGCATCGCGCTCGATGCGGTTCCCTCCGGAACCGCGCTCGTCGCGGGGCGCACCGCGAGCGTCACCATCGTTCACTAA
- the otnI gene encoding 2-oxo-tetronate isomerase codes for MPRFAANLSMMFNEVGFLDRFEAAARAGFEAVEYLFPYDYSAETVAERLASAGLRQVLFNMPPGDWAKGERGLACLAVRRSDFRQSVNTAVAYAQVIRTPLLHMMAGLGRTDDPAAVAAYVDAVRFAADAAGEVGVGLVIEPINGRDMPGYFLNDFDRAAELIEVIGRPNVKLQFDIYHCQIIQGDVLKTMERLMPLIGHVQIAAVPMRHEPGTGELNDFHVLAALDRLGYDGYVGCEYRPAGDTVAGLGWLKSVR; via the coding sequence ATGCCACGCTTTGCCGCCAACCTTTCGATGATGTTCAACGAGGTTGGCTTCCTCGACCGTTTCGAAGCGGCCGCCCGGGCCGGCTTCGAGGCCGTCGAATATCTCTTTCCTTACGACTATTCGGCAGAGACGGTCGCCGAGCGTCTCGCTTCGGCCGGGCTCAGGCAGGTGCTGTTCAACATGCCTCCCGGGGATTGGGCGAAGGGGGAGCGGGGTCTCGCCTGCCTTGCCGTCCGCCGCTCCGATTTTCGCCAGTCGGTGAACACGGCGGTTGCCTATGCGCAGGTGATCCGGACGCCGCTCCTGCACATGATGGCGGGCCTCGGACGCACGGATGATCCGGCGGCCGTCGCGGCCTACGTGGATGCGGTGCGTTTTGCCGCCGACGCGGCCGGGGAGGTGGGCGTGGGCCTCGTTATCGAGCCGATCAACGGCCGCGACATGCCGGGCTATTTCCTCAACGACTTCGATCGGGCCGCCGAGTTGATCGAGGTGATCGGCCGTCCCAATGTGAAACTCCAGTTCGACATCTATCATTGCCAGATCATCCAGGGCGACGTCCTGAAGACCATGGAAAGACTGATGCCGCTGATCGGCCATGTCCAGATCGCTGCCGTGCCAATGAGGCACGAGCCGGGTACGGGCGAACTCAACGACTTCCATGTACTGGCAGCGCTCGACCGCCTCGGCTACGACGGCTATGTCGGCTGCGAGTATCGCCCCGCCGGGGACACCGTGGCGGGGCTGGGATGGCTCAAGTCGGTACGCTGA
- the ltnD gene encoding L-threonate dehydrogenase has translation MPTLEKIAVIGLGSMGLGIARSLVRAGHVTAGCDVNETALKTLEAEGGQPFAKPATAVEGAGIVLVVVVNAEQTETVLFGRDGAIAAMKPGSVVVSSATISPTEAKAFAARAAERGILYLDAPISGGSAKANSGQLTVMASGTPESFAAARPALDAIAQTVYELGDAPGIGSSFKIVNQHLAGVHIAAACEAITFAKSLDLDISRVFEVITKSAGNSWMFENRIPHVLAGDYKPHSAVSIFTKDLGIVSDIGRKQKFPLPIASAALQLFVMTEAAGMGKDDDASVARLLAGIAGLDLPGSEDGR, from the coding sequence ATGCCGACATTGGAGAAAATCGCAGTCATCGGACTAGGCTCGATGGGTCTGGGGATCGCCCGGTCGCTCGTGAGGGCCGGGCATGTCACCGCAGGCTGCGACGTCAACGAGACTGCACTCAAGACCCTTGAGGCTGAGGGTGGCCAGCCTTTTGCCAAGCCGGCCACGGCGGTGGAGGGAGCAGGGATCGTCCTCGTCGTCGTCGTCAATGCGGAGCAGACGGAAACGGTGCTCTTCGGACGTGACGGCGCGATCGCGGCCATGAAGCCGGGATCCGTCGTCGTTTCCTCCGCCACGATCTCGCCCACAGAAGCGAAGGCCTTCGCCGCCCGTGCAGCGGAGCGCGGCATTCTCTATCTCGACGCACCGATCAGCGGCGGATCGGCAAAGGCGAATTCCGGGCAACTCACGGTCATGGCCTCGGGAACGCCCGAGAGCTTCGCCGCCGCTCGCCCGGCGCTCGACGCCATCGCCCAGACGGTCTACGAACTGGGCGACGCGCCGGGCATCGGATCCTCCTTCAAGATCGTCAACCAGCATCTGGCCGGCGTGCACATTGCCGCCGCCTGCGAGGCGATCACCTTCGCCAAGAGCCTGGATCTTGACATATCGCGTGTCTTCGAGGTCATCACCAAGTCGGCCGGCAACAGCTGGATGTTTGAGAACCGCATTCCCCATGTGCTCGCCGGGGACTACAAGCCGCACAGCGCCGTCTCGATTTTCACCAAGGATCTCGGCATCGTGTCCGACATCGGGCGAAAGCAGAAGTTTCCGCTGCCCATCGCAAGCGCTGCGCTTCAGCTTTTCGTCATGACCGAGGCCGCGGGTATGGGCAAGGACGACGACGCGTCCGTGGCCAGGCTGCTTGCGGGCATCGCCGGCCTCGACCTGCCCGGATCAGAGGACGGACGCTGA
- a CDS encoding LacI family DNA-binding transcriptional regulator, producing MVPTLADVAELAGVSEITVSRVVRNKGPISEATRTRVLAAVESLGYVPNRAAGSLAMSGSLLLGVLLPSLSNIVFPEVLRGIHAGLASTGYQPIIGVTDYDPVTEQALVASLLAWKPAAIITTGFDHTDATRRMLSKAGVRVAELMEIDAEPIDIAVGLSHRRAGLDTARHLFARGYRRFGYVGHDWTADRRAKLRFDGLRDGLRENGLDLEGHELSGSPSSTMAGRQTLAALLASKPDLDVVVFSNDDMAIGGYFHCLAAGIAVPQSLGIFGFNGLEIGEALPARLSTIRSNRFLIGKTAVERVLEQKDASGERVVVDTGYEIVEGETA from the coding sequence ATGGTGCCAACACTTGCCGATGTCGCAGAACTCGCGGGCGTGAGCGAAATCACCGTCTCGCGCGTCGTGCGCAACAAGGGCCCGATCTCCGAGGCGACGCGCACCCGCGTGCTCGCAGCGGTCGAATCTCTCGGTTACGTTCCGAACCGCGCTGCCGGCTCCCTGGCGATGTCCGGCTCCCTTCTCTTGGGCGTGCTGCTGCCATCGCTTTCCAACATCGTCTTCCCGGAGGTGCTGCGCGGCATCCACGCCGGTCTCGCCTCTACCGGCTACCAGCCCATCATCGGCGTGACGGACTATGATCCCGTCACCGAGCAGGCCCTCGTCGCATCGCTGCTTGCCTGGAAACCCGCCGCCATCATCACCACCGGCTTCGACCACACCGACGCGACCCGCCGGATGCTGTCCAAGGCCGGCGTTCGCGTCGCGGAACTGATGGAAATCGATGCCGAGCCGATCGACATTGCCGTCGGCCTTTCGCATCGCCGCGCGGGCCTGGACACGGCGCGGCACCTCTTCGCCAGGGGCTATCGTCGCTTCGGCTACGTCGGCCATGACTGGACAGCCGACCGCCGCGCGAAGCTTCGCTTCGATGGCCTGCGTGACGGCTTGCGCGAGAACGGCCTTGACCTCGAGGGCCACGAGCTCTCCGGTTCGCCCAGTTCGACGATGGCTGGCCGCCAGACCCTCGCCGCCCTGCTCGCAAGCAAGCCGGATCTCGACGTCGTCGTCTTCTCCAACGACGACATGGCGATCGGGGGATACTTCCATTGCCTGGCGGCAGGCATCGCGGTGCCGCAGTCGCTGGGGATTTTTGGGTTCAACGGACTGGAGATCGGCGAGGCGCTTCCCGCCCGCCTGTCGACGATCCGTTCCAATCGCTTTCTCATCGGCAAGACCGCCGTGGAGCGGGTCCTAGAGCAGAAGGACGCCTCGGGAGAAAGGGTCGTCGTCGACACCGGCTACGAGATCGTCGAGGGCGAGACAGCCTGA
- a CDS encoding four-carbon acid sugar kinase family protein produces the protein MLLGAVADDLTGATDLSLTLSREGMRTVQVVGVPPVDFDFGDADAVVVALKSRTTPAETAVAMSREAAQALLSAGPGRSSSNIARPSIPRLRAISAPLPKHFSISWAIP, from the coding sequence ATGTTGCTGGGTGCGGTTGCGGACGACCTGACGGGAGCGACGGATCTGTCGCTCACCCTGTCGCGCGAAGGCATGCGGACGGTGCAGGTGGTCGGGGTTCCCCCTGTCGATTTCGACTTCGGCGATGCCGACGCCGTGGTCGTTGCGCTGAAGTCGCGTACGACCCCGGCCGAAACCGCGGTCGCCATGTCCCGCGAGGCCGCGCAGGCGCTCCTCTCCGCGGGGCCGGGCAGATCATCTTCAAATATTGCTCGACCTTCGATTCCACGCCTCAGGGCAATATCGGCCCCGTTGCCGAAGCACTTCTCGATCTCGTGGGCGATTCCCTGA
- the otnK gene encoding 3-oxo-tetronate kinase codes for MFKYCSTFDSTPQGNIGPVAEALLDLVGDSLTIACPAFPANGRTVYQGHLFVGDMLLSDSPMRHHPLTPMTDANLVRVLQRQTRRPVGLVPHAVVRGGPGAIADAFRNAMVKGEAMVVVDAITDEDLRAIGEATADMKLITGGSGIAIGLPENYRRTGGLGRNTARAAFAAPSGPAVMLAGSCSAATRRQIETAIAAGVPALKIDPLEVARGTTTAATVVGWIRSRPDAIPLVYSSADPDDVRIAQASLGRDHAGEIVETLLSDVARELKRQGFRRFLVAGGETSGAVVQGLDVRALEIGPEIDPGVPWTRSIGDDEPVALGLKSGNFGADDFFLKAWSMLK; via the coding sequence ATCTTCAAATATTGCTCGACCTTCGATTCCACGCCTCAGGGCAATATCGGCCCCGTTGCCGAAGCACTTCTCGATCTCGTGGGCGATTCCCTGACGATCGCCTGCCCTGCCTTTCCGGCGAACGGCAGGACGGTCTATCAGGGCCATCTCTTCGTCGGCGACATGCTGCTGTCGGACAGCCCGATGCGCCACCATCCGCTGACGCCGATGACGGATGCAAACCTCGTGCGGGTGCTCCAGCGGCAGACGCGTCGTCCGGTCGGCCTCGTGCCCCACGCCGTCGTTCGTGGGGGACCAGGAGCGATCGCCGACGCATTCCGGAACGCGATGGTGAAGGGAGAGGCGATGGTCGTCGTCGACGCCATCACGGACGAGGACCTGAGGGCGATCGGCGAGGCCACCGCCGACATGAAGCTCATAACCGGCGGCTCCGGCATTGCGATCGGCTTGCCGGAGAATTACCGCCGGACAGGAGGGCTCGGACGCAACACCGCCCGTGCCGCATTCGCCGCACCGAGCGGGCCGGCGGTGATGCTCGCCGGGTCGTGCTCCGCAGCGACAAGGCGCCAGATCGAGACGGCCATTGCCGCCGGCGTGCCGGCACTGAAGATCGACCCGCTGGAAGTTGCGCGCGGGACCACCACGGCAGCGACGGTCGTCGGATGGATCCGGTCGCGGCCGGACGCCATTCCGCTGGTATATTCCAGCGCGGATCCCGACGATGTGCGTATTGCCCAGGCAAGCCTCGGACGCGATCACGCGGGCGAGATTGTGGAGACCCTGCTGTCGGACGTGGCACGCGAGTTGAAAAGGCAGGGGTTCCGGCGTTTCCTCGTGGCTGGCGGCGAGACATCCGGTGCTGTGGTGCAGGGGCTCGACGTGAGAGCACTCGAGATCGGCCCCGAGATCGATCCCGGGGTTCCCTGGACACGGAGCATCGGAGACGACGAACCGGTGGCCCTCGGGCTCAAGTCGGGCAACTTCGGTGCCGACGACTTCTTCCTCAAGGCTTGGAGCATGCTGAAATGA